TTGAGGCCTGAAGGGTAGCGATGGCATCTTCACCGATCTTACGGACAGGGAGCCCTGCACTTTTGGCAAATCGTTCAATAAAATACCGTGCCAGCGGCGCAATATCCTCCAAACGTTCCCTCAATGGCGGGATGGCTAACGGTACCACGCTCAAACGATGGAAAAGATCTTCTCGCAATCGGCCATTTTCCATGGCTTCCTTCAAGTCCTGGCTCGAGGATGAGATCACTCTTACATCTACTTTGACTTTCTCGCTTCCCCCGACCCGCTGGAAGGATTGCTCGACAAGGACACGCAGGATCTTACCCTGCGTTTCGAGTGGCATATCTGCAATTTCATCCAGGAAAATAGTGCCGCCATGGGCCTGTTCCAGCAATCCGCGACGCGCGCCTTTCGCTGAATTCATACGACCTTCCTCGACACCAAACAATTGAATTTCAAGAAGCTCCGGGGCCATGGTGGCCGCATTCATCGCGACGAAAGGCCTGTCGCTGCGCAGCGAATTCGTATGGATCATGCGCGCGACAACTTCTTTACCCGATCCGGACGGCCCGGTAATCATCACCCGACTATTGGTCGGCGCAACACGTTGAATGGATTGCTCTAATTGTACCATCACGTTAGATCGGCAGATCAATTCGTCTACAAATTCGCCCGCTTTCTGTCTTAATTCCTGTACTTCCCGTCGAAGGCGCGAGGCTTCCAGAGCCCGCTCTACGACTTGCATCAGACGTTCTGCTTTAAACGGCTTTTCAATGAAATCATACGCACCCATTTTAATGGTGTTAACGGCTGTTTCAATATTGCCATGTCCCGAAATCATGATCACCGGCAACTCGACTGCGACTTTCTTTATTTCCTGAAGGATCTCAATGCCGTCCAGCTTGCTTCCGCGCAACCAAATGTCAAGAATAACCAGACTGGGGCGCCTGTTCGCAATTTCTGCCATACATTCGTCACTGTTGGCCGCTTCCCGCGTTTCAAACCCCTCATCCTCAAGAACCCCGGCAATAAGGTCTCGAATATCAGCTTCATCATCGATAATTAGGATATCAGCAGACATGACTAGCTATTCCCTGTTTTAAGCATTTTTGTTTCTTCGATTTCTATTTTAAAAAACATGATCTGAACTTTCGCGCCGGGACCGTCATCGGCATCCATTAAAGCAAGAGATCCGCCATGTTCTTCCATTATTTTATTGACAATTGCCAAGCCCAGACCCGTTCCCTTTTCCCGATGAGTGACATATGGCTCTGTCAGCCTAGCCCTGTTTTCATTGGGTAATCCGCGGCCGTTGTCTGTGATTTCCACCACAAGCTGAGTATCATTTTCAATCATGCTGATCCCGATATGCCCGCGTTCCAAAGTAGCAGGATCACCGTCGCGCCCTTCGATACTATCGGCCGCATTCTGAAGGATATTGGTAAACACCCGTGTAATTTGCGGCGTATCCAGCTGACATAGAGATTCAGATAATTCTCCGTTGATCACATAATCGATCTCGGGATGCGCGACCTTCTGAAGGAAAACCGCTTCTTCCAGAATAATATTCAATTTTTCCGGCCTGAAACTGGGCGCTGGCATACGTGCAAAAGAGGAAAACTCATCGACCATTTGTCCGATGTCACCAACCTGCCGGATAATTGTGTCCGTGCACTTATGGAAAGTTTCAATGTCCGTTTCGATCTGCTTGCCATACTTCCTTTTTATCCGTTCCGCAGATAATTGGATCGGGGTCAGCGGATTTTTAATTTCATGGGCAATTCGGCGGGCAATATCACCCCAAGCCGCCATTCGTTGGGCCGACACAAGCTCTGTAATCTCGTCCATCGTGACAACAAAACCCTGAACCCCCATTTCCGAAATTTCCGCGGCAATCCGCACCAGCAGATGCCGGTGAACAGACGTGGTTTGAAGATTGATTTGCGCTTGGGCAATCCGAAATGGTTTTTCCCGGACTTCATCCAGAAGATCCGCAAACTGAGGCACGACATCTTTTAGTGGACGGCCAATCATGTCACTGGTCTCGATCTCGATCAGCTTACCCGCGGTCCGATTGGGAAGCGTAATATTACCACTCACATCCAGTCCGATCACACCCGCGGAGACGCCAGACAGAACAGTTTCAGTAAAACGTCGGCGTTCATCAAGCTGTGTATTTGTTTTTTCAAGTTCCAGATGCTGGCTCGAAAGCTCGCGCGTCATGTTGTTAAACGATTTTGCTAGAATGGCCATTTCATCATAAGCGGCATTCTCGTCAACTTTTGTATCCAGATCTCCGGTACTGACCCGCTCTGCTGCGTTGACCAATCCTTCGATGGGCCCCACCAGGCGGGATGCAATCGCCAAACCGAACCAAACTGCAGCCAGCACCACCATCATCGAGATAATGATAAAAATTGCTGCGAATTGGAGCTGAATACCGAATCCTTCGTCCTGAAGCCGTTTATAGTCTTTGGAGGCCTCTCTGGTGCGTTCCATATGCTCCAGCACGCGGGGCTCAATATAACGCGCGACATACAGATACCCATCGAAAAGCCGGTCCAGCCTAACAAGCGCCCGAACCCGGTCATCCGTATCACTGGTTGAAATGACAACATCATTAACCGCAGCCTCTTCCAACATTTCAGCAGGAATTTGCTCAAAGTCGGCAACAAAACTTAAATCCGATTGGGCAATCACCCGCTTTGTCCCATCAAACACAACAGCTTCACTCAAATTACGGGCGAAAACCTGATCGGTCAGGAAAACATTAAAGCGTTCGCGGTCATTCAATGCCGCGATAGGAACCCTGTTAATACTGGCCGCCATACTTAATACGTCAGCGCGAATTGT
This region of Sneathiella aquimaris genomic DNA includes:
- a CDS encoding sensor histidine kinase NtrY-like, with translation MTQTQQVASKPRFSFTRWSRKIGLGPKTSFVVALLAIASGIATYGSLAGDDVYITRVLVLVDLVILMLLTAIVSHRIIRMWRKNRIGKAGSNMHRRVVKLFALIAVAPAIMVAMFSALFFNIYFQKHFSEPVNIAVSESLAVAEAYIKEHIQTIRADVLSMAASINRVPIAALNDRERFNVFLTDQVFARNLSEAVVFDGTKRVIAQSDLSFVADFEQIPAEMLEEAAVNDVVISTSDTDDRVRALVRLDRLFDGYLYVARYIEPRVLEHMERTREASKDYKRLQDEGFGIQLQFAAIFIIISMMVVLAAVWFGLAIASRLVGPIEGLVNAAERVSTGDLDTKVDENAAYDEMAILAKSFNNMTRELSSQHLELEKTNTQLDERRRFTETVLSGVSAGVIGLDVSGNITLPNRTAGKLIEIETSDMIGRPLKDVVPQFADLLDEVREKPFRIAQAQINLQTTSVHRHLLVRIAAEISEMGVQGFVVTMDEITELVSAQRMAAWGDIARRIAHEIKNPLTPIQLSAERIKRKYGKQIETDIETFHKCTDTIIRQVGDIGQMVDEFSSFARMPAPSFRPEKLNIILEEAVFLQKVAHPEIDYVINGELSESLCQLDTPQITRVFTNILQNAADSIEGRDGDPATLERGHIGISMIENDTQLVVEITDNGRGLPNENRARLTEPYVTHREKGTGLGLAIVNKIMEEHGGSLALMDADDGPGAKVQIMFFKIEIEETKMLKTGNS
- the ntrX gene encoding nitrogen assimilation response regulator NtrX; this encodes MSADILIIDDEADIRDLIAGVLEDEGFETREAANSDECMAEIANRRPSLVILDIWLRGSKLDGIEILQEIKKVAVELPVIMISGHGNIETAVNTIKMGAYDFIEKPFKAERLMQVVERALEASRLRREVQELRQKAGEFVDELICRSNVMVQLEQSIQRVAPTNSRVMITGPSGSGKEVVARMIHTNSLRSDRPFVAMNAATMAPELLEIQLFGVEEGRMNSAKGARRGLLEQAHGGTIFLDEIADMPLETQGKILRVLVEQSFQRVGGSEKVKVDVRVISSSSQDLKEAMENGRLREDLFHRLSVVPLAIPPLRERLEDIAPLARYFIERFAKSAGLPVRKIGEDAIATLQASNWPGNVRQLKNVIEQIMILATGEKNAPITADMIPADAGAAQSVMSGQKDSTEIMTLPLRDARERFEKEYLEAQVNRFGGNISRTASFVGMERSALHRKLKSLGIHNSERVKEPE